In a single window of the Gossypium hirsutum isolate 1008001.06 chromosome A13, Gossypium_hirsutum_v2.1, whole genome shotgun sequence genome:
- the LOC107894263 gene encoding LAG1 longevity assurance homolog 2 (The RefSeq protein has 7 substitutions compared to this genomic sequence) → MESSIWSRNAKPDVCHFLVAVHFALGFVVARFFLDKFIFRRLAIWLSSNGYAPLKMNEATQAKIAKCSESMWKLAYYATVETFILKITYHEPWFTDTKQYFRGWPDQELKLSLSLFYMCQCGFYIYSIAALLTWETRRKDFAVMMSHHVITVILIGYSYITSFFRIGSIILALHDASDVFLEAAKVFKYSESELGASVCFGLFAISWLLLRLIFFPFWVIKTSSYDVREFLNLSESYPMSLYYVFNTMLLMLLVFHVYWWFLICSMIMRQLKNRGKVGEDIRSDSEDDD, encoded by the exons ATGGAGTCATCTATTTGGAGCCGTAATGCCAAGCCGGATGTGTGCCACTTCCTTGTGGCGGTTCACTTCGCGCTCGGTTTCGTTGTCGCCAGGTTCTTCCTTGACAAATTCATTTTTCGT AGGCTGGCCATCTGGTTGTTGAGTAATGGATATGCTCCTTTGAAGATTAATGAGGCTACACAAGCAAAAATTGCAAAATGCTCAGAATCTATGTGGAAGCTAGCATATTATGCTACTGTTGAAACATATATTCTGAAAATAACCTACTATGAGCCATGGTTCACAGATACAAAACAGTACTTCAGAGGCTGGCCAGATCAAGAGTTGAA gCTATCCCTAAGCCTTTTCTACATGTGCCAATGTGGGTTCTACATTTATAGCATTGCTGCACTCCTTACTTGGGAGACTCGAAGGAAGGATTTTGCTGTGATGATGTCCCATCATGTAATTACTGTAATCCTGATAGGATACTCATACATTACAAG CTTTTTCCGCATTGGTTCAATTATCCTTGCCCTACATGATGCAAGTGATGTGTTTTTGGAAGCGGCTAAAGTTTTCAAGTATTCCGAGAGAGAGCTTGGAGCAAGTGTGTGCTTTGGATTATTTGCCATCTCCTGGCTCTTGCTGCGTCTGATATTCTTTCCATTTTGGGTCATTAAAACCTCAAG CTATGATGTTCGGGAGTTTTTAAATCTTTCGGAGTCATATCCCACGTCCCTATACTATGTTTTCAATACTATGTTGCTGATGCTACTTGTGTTCCATGTGTACTGGTGGTTTCTCATTTGCTCAATGATCACGAGACAATTGAAAAATAGAGGAAAAGTTGGAGAAGACATTAGATCTG ATTCTGAGGATGATGATTAG